From Paraburkholderia sabiae, a single genomic window includes:
- a CDS encoding glutamate/aspartate ABC transporter substrate-binding protein, with protein sequence MKVKKAALLLATLGLFTVGAQAQDAGTLKKIKDTGVISLGHRESSIPFSYYDDKQNVIGYSQEFALKVVDAVKQKLNMPNLKVKLTPVTSQNRIPLVQNGTVDLECGSTTNNAERQQQVAFSNTIFVIGTRLMTKKDSGVKDWADLKGKTVVTTAGTTSERLLRKMNQDKNMGMNIISAKDHGESFLTLSTGRAAAFMMDDALLAGERAKSNNPGDFVIVGAPQSHEAYGCMLRKNDPEFKKVVDDAIAKVETSGEAATIYKKWFESPIPPKGLNLAFPESDDMKALYKAPNDKAID encoded by the coding sequence ATGAAGGTTAAAAAAGCTGCGCTGCTTCTCGCGACTCTGGGTTTGTTCACCGTAGGCGCGCAAGCGCAGGACGCCGGCACGCTCAAGAAGATCAAGGATACGGGTGTCATTTCGCTGGGCCACCGCGAATCGTCGATTCCCTTCTCGTACTACGACGACAAGCAGAACGTCATCGGCTACTCGCAGGAATTCGCGCTCAAGGTCGTGGATGCCGTCAAGCAGAAGCTGAACATGCCGAACCTGAAGGTCAAGCTGACGCCTGTCACGTCGCAAAACCGTATTCCGCTGGTGCAGAACGGCACCGTCGACCTCGAATGCGGCTCGACCACCAACAACGCCGAGCGTCAGCAGCAGGTCGCATTCTCGAACACGATTTTCGTGATTGGCACGCGTCTGATGACGAAGAAGGATTCGGGCGTGAAGGACTGGGCTGACCTGAAGGGCAAGACGGTCGTCACGACGGCGGGCACGACGTCGGAGCGCCTGCTTCGCAAGATGAATCAGGACAAGAACATGGGCATGAACATCATCAGCGCGAAGGATCACGGGGAATCGTTCCTGACGCTGTCGACGGGTCGTGCCGCTGCGTTCATGATGGACGACGCACTGCTCGCAGGCGAGCGCGCGAAGTCGAACAATCCGGGCGATTTCGTGATCGTCGGCGCGCCGCAATCGCATGAAGCGTACGGCTGCATGCTGCGCAAGAACGATCCGGAATTCAAGAAGGTCGTCGACGACGCGATCGCGAAGGTCGAAACGTCGGGCGAAGCAGCGACGATCTACAAGAAGTGGTTCGAATCGCCGATCCCGCCGAAGGGCCTGAACCTGGCCTTCCCGGAAAGCGACGACATGAAGGCGCTGTACAAGGCACCGAACGACAAGGCAATCGACTAA
- a CDS encoding amino acid ABC transporter ATP-binding protein, whose translation MISIKNVSKWYGQFQVLTDCTTEIKKGEVVVVCGPSGSGKSTLIKTVNGLEPFQKGDIVINGQSLTDKKTNLSKLRAKVGMVFQHFELFPHLSITENLTLAQIKVLGRSKDEATAKGLKLLDRVGLRAHADKYPGQLSGGQQQRVAIARALSMDPVAMLFDEPTSALDPEMINEVLDVMVELAQEGMTMMCVTHEMGFAKKVAHRVIFMDKGLIVEDDRKEDFFANPKSDRAKDFLAKILH comes from the coding sequence ATGATCTCTATCAAGAATGTGTCGAAGTGGTACGGCCAGTTTCAAGTGCTGACCGACTGCACGACGGAAATCAAAAAGGGCGAAGTGGTCGTCGTGTGCGGCCCGTCGGGTTCGGGCAAATCGACGCTCATCAAGACCGTGAACGGCCTCGAGCCGTTCCAGAAGGGTGACATCGTCATCAACGGCCAGTCGCTGACCGACAAGAAGACGAACCTGTCGAAGCTGCGTGCGAAGGTCGGCATGGTGTTCCAGCACTTCGAACTGTTCCCGCATCTGTCGATCACCGAAAACCTGACGCTCGCGCAGATCAAGGTGCTCGGCCGTTCGAAGGACGAAGCGACCGCGAAGGGCCTGAAGCTGCTCGATCGCGTCGGCCTGCGCGCGCATGCCGACAAGTATCCGGGCCAGCTGTCGGGCGGTCAGCAGCAGCGCGTGGCGATTGCGCGCGCGCTGTCGATGGATCCCGTCGCGATGCTATTCGACGAGCCGACGTCGGCGCTCGACCCCGAGATGATCAACGAAGTGCTCGACGTGATGGTCGAACTCGCGCAGGAAGGCATGACCATGATGTGCGTGACGCACGAAATGGGCTTCGCGAAGAAGGTCGCGCATCGCGTGATCTTCATGGACAAGGGCTTGATCGTCGAGGACGACCGCAAGGAAGACTTCTTTGCGAATCCGAAGTCGGATCGCGCGAAGGACTTCCTCGCAAAGATCCTGCACTGA
- a CDS encoding gluconokinase codes for MILIAMGVSGAGKTRIGEMLAERLKCTFTDGDAFHSAANKEKMHNGIPLTDEDRWPWLRTIRAAIEEKQRAGETAVFTCSSLKRSYRDVLRDGDRDVCFVYLKGTQEVLQQRLQTRTGHFFDPSLLQSQLDTLEEPGEDEAITVSIELTPEQIVDEALAKIEAR; via the coding sequence ATGATTTTGATCGCGATGGGCGTGTCGGGCGCCGGCAAGACCCGCATTGGCGAAATGCTGGCGGAGCGGCTCAAGTGCACATTCACCGATGGCGACGCGTTTCACAGCGCCGCCAACAAGGAGAAGATGCACAACGGCATTCCGTTGACCGACGAAGACCGTTGGCCGTGGCTCAGGACGATCCGTGCGGCGATCGAAGAAAAGCAGCGGGCGGGTGAGACGGCCGTGTTCACCTGCTCGTCGTTGAAGCGTTCTTATCGCGATGTGTTGCGCGATGGGGATCGCGATGTGTGCTTTGTTTATCTCAAGGGTACGCAGGAGGTTCTGCAGCAGCGGTTGCAGACGCGGACAGGGCATTTCTTCGATCCGTCTTTGTTGCAGAGTCAGCTTGATACTTTGGAAGAGCCTGGTGAGGATGAGGCTATCACCGTGAGTATCGAGCTGACGCCCGAGCAAATTGTGGATGAGGCGCTTGCCAAGATTGAAGCGCGGTAG
- a CDS encoding LysR family transcriptional regulator translates to MELKWLEDFVSLAETRSFSRSAELRHVTQPAFSRRIQALEAWLGTELIDRSVYPTRLTAAGQVFYEQALAMLSQFHEARTLLRGHTATPAATIEFAVPHTLSLTYFPRWLQSIEAQLGSIHTRLRALNVHDAVLSLVEGGCDLVMGYHHPSHPVALDPARYDMLTLGIEAISPFSAPGKGGRARYTLPGTPDAPTPYLSYTPNAYLGRMTEVIFATAPGRLYLDRVYETDMAEGLKAMALAGHGVAFLPHSAVEDAVAEGKLIRLDRATRGVAQGQLTLTMEIRLYRDKLAVQADDARQQLVRALWDVVSAELAQASK, encoded by the coding sequence ATGGAACTGAAATGGCTCGAAGATTTCGTGTCGCTGGCGGAAACGCGCAGTTTCAGCCGTTCGGCAGAATTGCGGCACGTGACGCAGCCCGCTTTCTCGCGCCGCATCCAGGCGCTCGAAGCGTGGCTCGGCACCGAACTGATCGACCGTTCGGTTTACCCGACGCGCCTCACGGCAGCGGGCCAGGTCTTCTACGAGCAGGCGCTTGCGATGCTCTCGCAGTTCCACGAAGCGCGCACGCTGCTGCGCGGCCATACGGCAACGCCCGCCGCGACGATCGAATTCGCGGTGCCGCACACGCTATCGCTCACGTATTTTCCGCGCTGGCTGCAAAGCATCGAAGCGCAACTCGGCTCGATCCATACGCGGCTGCGCGCGTTGAACGTGCACGACGCCGTGCTGTCGCTGGTCGAAGGCGGCTGCGATCTGGTGATGGGCTATCACCATCCGAGCCATCCCGTCGCGCTCGATCCCGCGCGGTACGACATGCTGACCCTCGGCATCGAAGCGATCAGCCCGTTCTCCGCGCCGGGCAAGGGCGGCCGCGCGCGCTACACGCTGCCCGGCACACCGGATGCGCCGACGCCGTATCTGTCCTACACACCGAACGCCTATCTGGGCCGCATGACGGAGGTGATCTTTGCGACGGCGCCGGGGCGGCTGTATCTCGATCGCGTGTATGAAACGGACATGGCCGAAGGGCTGAAGGCGATGGCGCTCGCCGGACACGGCGTCGCGTTCCTGCCGCACAGTGCCGTCGAAGACGCCGTCGCCGAGGGCAAGCTGATTCGCCTCGACCGCGCGACGCGCGGTGTTGCGCAAGGCCAGCTCACGCTGACGATGGAGATTCGCCTCTATCGCGACAAGCTCGCCGTGCAAGCCGACGACGCGCGCCAGCAACTCGTGCGCGCGCTGTGGGATGTCGTGAGCGCGGAGCTGGCGCAAGCGTCGAAGTAG
- a CDS encoding Glu/Leu/Phe/Val family dehydrogenase, whose protein sequence is MSTAANLQSIPSYLHADDLGPWGNYLRQVDRVAPYLGSLSRWLETLKRPKRILIVDVPIELDNGTVAHFEGYRVQHNVSRGPGKGGVRYHQDVTLSEVMALSAWMSVKNAAVNVPYGGAKGGIRVDPRTLSRGELERVTRRYTSEIGIIIGPNTDIPAPDVNTNEQIMAWMMDTYSMNQGQTATGVVTGKPITLGGSLGRREATGRGVFVVGCEAARRIGMDIEGARIAVQGFGNVGGIAARLYQEAGAKVVAVQDHTGTLYKASGIDAVALLEHVAKHGGVGGYAEADTIANEDFWTVESDILIPAALENQITEKNAGKIRTKIIVEGANGPTTTAADDILHDKGILVIPDVVANAGGVTVSYFEWVQDFSSFFWTEEEINERLERVMREAFAAVWQVASEQKVSVRTAAFIVACKRILQARELRGLYP, encoded by the coding sequence ATGTCTACCGCGGCAAATCTGCAGTCCATCCCGTCCTACCTTCATGCCGACGATCTCGGTCCGTGGGGCAACTATCTCCGTCAGGTCGATCGCGTCGCGCCGTACCTCGGCTCGCTGTCGCGCTGGCTCGAAACCCTGAAGCGCCCGAAGCGCATTCTCATCGTCGATGTGCCCATCGAACTCGATAACGGCACGGTGGCTCACTTCGAAGGCTATCGCGTGCAGCACAACGTGTCGCGCGGTCCGGGCAAGGGCGGCGTGCGTTATCACCAGGACGTGACGCTGTCTGAAGTGATGGCGCTGTCGGCGTGGATGTCGGTCAAGAATGCGGCTGTGAACGTGCCGTACGGCGGTGCGAAGGGCGGTATCCGCGTCGATCCGCGCACGCTGTCGCGTGGCGAACTCGAGCGCGTGACGCGCCGCTACACGAGCGAAATCGGCATCATCATCGGACCGAACACAGACATCCCCGCGCCGGACGTGAACACGAACGAGCAGATCATGGCGTGGATGATGGACACGTACTCGATGAACCAGGGCCAAACGGCTACGGGCGTCGTGACGGGCAAGCCGATCACGCTGGGCGGCTCGCTCGGCCGTCGTGAAGCAACGGGCCGCGGCGTGTTCGTCGTCGGCTGCGAAGCGGCGCGTCGTATAGGCATGGACATCGAAGGCGCGCGTATCGCCGTGCAGGGCTTCGGCAACGTCGGCGGCATCGCGGCGCGTCTGTATCAGGAAGCGGGCGCGAAGGTCGTCGCCGTGCAGGATCACACGGGCACGCTGTACAAGGCATCGGGCATCGACGCAGTTGCGCTGCTCGAGCACGTCGCGAAGCATGGCGGCGTCGGCGGCTACGCGGAAGCAGACACGATCGCGAACGAAGACTTCTGGACGGTCGAATCGGACATCCTGATTCCTGCCGCGCTCGAAAACCAGATCACCGAGAAGAACGCGGGCAAGATCCGCACGAAGATCATCGTCGAAGGCGCAAACGGCCCGACCACGACGGCCGCCGACGACATCCTGCACGACAAGGGCATCCTCGTGATCCCGGACGTCGTTGCCAACGCGGGTGGCGTGACGGTGTCGTACTTCGAGTGGGTGCAGGACTTCTCGAGCTTCTTCTGGACGGAAGAGGAGATCAACGAGCGCCTCGAACGCGTGATGCGCGAAGCGTTTGCAGCCGTGTGGCAGGTGGCGAGCGAGCAGAAGGTGTCGGTGCGTACGGCAGCGTTCATCGTCGCTTGCAAACGCATCCTTCAGGCGCGCGAACTGCGCGGCCTGTATCCCTGA
- a CDS encoding amino acid ABC transporter permease has product MSYHWNWGILLSPVSTGEPTTYLGWLLSGLWVTVTVSLSAWVIALIVGSLFGVLRTVPNKKLAAIGTVYVAIFRNIPLIVQFFVWYLVIPELLPVSIGTWFKQLPPGAQFFSSSIICLGLFTAARVCEQVRSGINALPRGQRGAGLALGLTQWQTYRYVLLPVAYRIIVPPLTSEFLNIFKNSAVASTIGLLDLSAQARQLVDYTAQTYESFIAVTVAYLLINLIVMTLMRIVEAKSRLPGYIGGK; this is encoded by the coding sequence ATGTCATACCACTGGAACTGGGGCATTCTGCTAAGTCCGGTTTCCACCGGCGAGCCGACCACCTATCTCGGCTGGCTCCTGTCCGGCCTCTGGGTGACGGTCACCGTTTCGCTGTCCGCGTGGGTGATCGCGCTGATCGTGGGTTCGCTGTTCGGCGTGCTGCGCACGGTCCCGAACAAGAAGCTCGCGGCGATCGGCACCGTCTACGTCGCCATCTTCCGTAACATTCCGCTGATCGTTCAGTTCTTCGTCTGGTATCTGGTGATACCGGAACTGCTGCCCGTTTCGATCGGTACGTGGTTCAAGCAACTGCCGCCCGGCGCGCAGTTCTTCTCGTCGTCGATCATCTGTCTCGGGCTGTTCACGGCCGCACGGGTGTGCGAGCAGGTGCGCTCGGGCATCAACGCACTGCCGCGCGGCCAGCGCGGCGCGGGTCTCGCGCTCGGCTTGACGCAATGGCAGACGTATCGCTACGTGCTGCTGCCCGTTGCGTACCGGATCATCGTGCCGCCGCTCACGTCCGAGTTCCTGAACATCTTCAAGAACTCCGCCGTCGCGTCGACCATCGGTCTGCTCGATCTGTCGGCGCAGGCGCGTCAGCTCGTCGACTACACGGCGCAGACGTATGAGTCGTTCATCGCTGTCACGGTCGCGTATCTGCTCATCAACCTGATCGTGATGACGCTGATGCGCATCGTCGAAGCCAAGAGCCGGCTGCCTGGCTATATCGGAGGCAAGTGA
- the purB gene encoding adenylosuccinate lyase, producing MSDTRPDTLFALTALSPLDGRYASKTEALRDWLSEAAFMRHRVTVEIHWLIALSHAGFAEVPRFSEASEQFLLQLAERFTAHDAARIKDIERVTNHDVKAVEYWLKESVKGQPELERASEFIHFACTSEDINNTSHGLMLAGAREHVILPALRAVHQRLVAIAHAQADQPMLSRTHGQPASPTTLGKEIANVAARLSRAIDRIAKVELLGKMNGAVGNFNAHLSAYPEFDWEAFSKEVVEKRLKLTFNPYTIQIEPHDYMAELFDAISRANTILLDLDRDVWGYISLGYFKQRTKAGEIGSSTMPHKVNPIDFENSEGNLGLANATLRHLADKLPVSRWQRDLTDSTVLRNIGVAFGYSLLAYDALNRGLDKLEVNPQRLNDDLDATWEVLAEPVQTVMRRYGIENPYEQLKELTRGKGITREALQTFVNGLSIPADAKERLLAMTPGSYVGKAAELAKRIK from the coding sequence ATGTCCGACACCCGCCCCGACACCCTCTTCGCGCTGACCGCTCTCTCCCCGCTCGACGGCCGTTACGCATCGAAAACCGAAGCCTTGCGAGACTGGCTCTCGGAAGCTGCGTTCATGCGCCATCGCGTGACGGTCGAAATCCACTGGCTGATTGCGTTGTCGCACGCCGGTTTCGCCGAAGTGCCGCGCTTCTCGGAGGCGTCGGAGCAGTTCCTGCTGCAACTGGCTGAGCGCTTCACCGCGCATGACGCCGCGCGCATCAAGGACATCGAGCGCGTGACGAACCACGACGTGAAAGCCGTCGAATACTGGCTGAAGGAATCGGTAAAGGGCCAGCCGGAACTGGAGCGTGCTAGCGAGTTCATCCACTTCGCGTGCACGTCGGAAGACATCAACAACACGTCGCACGGCCTGATGCTCGCCGGTGCGCGCGAACACGTGATCCTGCCCGCGCTGCGCGCCGTGCATCAGCGCCTCGTCGCGATCGCGCATGCACAGGCCGATCAGCCAATGCTCTCGCGCACGCACGGCCAGCCCGCCAGCCCGACGACGCTCGGCAAGGAAATCGCGAACGTCGCGGCGCGTCTGTCGCGCGCGATCGACCGCATCGCGAAGGTCGAACTGCTCGGCAAGATGAACGGTGCCGTCGGCAACTTCAATGCGCATTTGTCCGCGTATCCGGAGTTCGACTGGGAAGCGTTTTCGAAGGAAGTCGTGGAAAAGCGTCTGAAGCTGACGTTCAATCCGTACACGATCCAGATCGAGCCGCACGACTACATGGCCGAACTGTTCGATGCCATTTCGCGCGCGAACACGATTCTTTTGGACCTCGACCGTGACGTGTGGGGTTATATCTCGCTCGGTTATTTCAAGCAGAGGACGAAGGCGGGCGAAATCGGTTCGTCGACGATGCCGCACAAGGTCAATCCGATCGACTTCGAGAACTCGGAAGGCAATCTGGGTCTCGCGAATGCGACGCTGCGACATCTGGCAGACAAGCTGCCGGTTTCGCGCTGGCAGCGTGATCTGACCGATTCGACGGTGCTGCGGAATATTGGTGTGGCGTTTGGGTATTCGCTGCTCGCGTATGACGCATTGAATCGTGGGCTCGATAAGCTTGAGGTTAATCCGCAGCGTTTGAACGATGATCTCGATGCTACGTGGGAAGTTCTGGCTGAGCCTGTGCAGACTGTTATGCGTCGGTATGGGATCGAGAATCCGTATGAGCAGCTCAAGGAATTGACGCGTGGGAAGGGCATCACGCGTGAGGCGCTGCAGACTTTTGTTAATGGGCTCTCTATTCCTGCTGACGCTAAAGAGCGGCTTCTTGCGATGACGCCAGGGTCTTATGTCGGCAAGGCTGCCGAGCTGGCTAAGCGGATCAAATAA
- a CDS encoding GntP family permease: MEAVHGSMLLIYALIAIAVLILMITRFKVYPFLVLIIVSLLLGLAVGMPAGTIVKSFETGNGNTLGHIAIVVGLGTMLGKMMAESGGAERVATTLINWFGEKNIHWAMMVVAIIVGLPVFFEVGFVLLIPIAFNVAKRTGKSLLLIGLPMVAGLSVVHGLIPPHPAALLAVQAYHADIGRTIAYGLIVGVPTAIVAGPLFALLIHRHIKLAANNPLAAQFIDAEERDTKRELPGFGITLFTILLPVILMLVGSWADLVFAPKTTANDLLKFIGTSDVALLIAVLVSFWTFGAQRGFNREQIQKFCGDCLAPIAGITLIVGAGGGFGRVLMDSGISKEIVATATAAHLSPLLFGWFVAALIRLATGSATVAMTTACGIVAPVAAASGVQVKPELLVLATGSGSLIFSHVNDGGFWLIKEYFGMTVGQTFKTWSLCETIISLMGLGLTFALAAVL; the protein is encoded by the coding sequence ATGGAAGCTGTCCACGGCAGCATGCTGCTGATCTACGCCCTGATTGCCATTGCGGTGCTGATCCTGATGATCACGCGCTTCAAGGTCTATCCGTTCCTCGTCCTCATCATCGTTTCGTTGCTGCTGGGTCTTGCCGTCGGCATGCCGGCGGGGACGATCGTGAAGTCGTTCGAAACGGGCAACGGCAATACGCTGGGTCACATCGCAATCGTCGTCGGCCTCGGCACGATGCTCGGCAAGATGATGGCCGAATCGGGCGGCGCCGAACGCGTCGCCACGACGCTGATCAACTGGTTCGGCGAGAAGAACATTCACTGGGCAATGATGGTCGTCGCGATCATCGTCGGCTTGCCGGTGTTCTTCGAAGTCGGCTTCGTGCTGCTGATCCCGATCGCGTTCAACGTCGCGAAGCGCACGGGCAAATCGCTGCTGCTGATCGGCCTGCCGATGGTCGCGGGTCTGTCCGTCGTGCACGGCCTGATTCCGCCGCACCCGGCCGCGCTGCTTGCCGTGCAGGCGTATCACGCGGATATCGGCCGCACGATTGCGTACGGTCTGATCGTCGGCGTGCCGACGGCGATCGTCGCCGGTCCGCTGTTCGCACTGCTGATCCACCGCCATATCAAGCTCGCGGCGAACAATCCGCTCGCCGCGCAGTTCATCGATGCCGAAGAGCGCGACACGAAGCGCGAGCTGCCCGGCTTCGGCATCACGCTGTTCACGATCCTGTTGCCCGTCATCCTGATGCTGGTAGGCAGCTGGGCCGACCTCGTGTTCGCGCCGAAGACGACAGCGAACGATCTGCTGAAGTTCATCGGCACGTCCGATGTCGCGCTGTTGATCGCGGTGCTCGTGAGCTTCTGGACGTTCGGTGCGCAACGCGGCTTCAACCGTGAGCAGATCCAGAAGTTCTGTGGCGACTGCCTGGCGCCGATCGCGGGCATTACGCTCATCGTCGGTGCGGGCGGCGGTTTTGGCCGCGTGCTGATGGACAGCGGCATCTCGAAGGAAATCGTCGCGACGGCGACGGCGGCGCATCTGTCGCCGCTGCTGTTCGGCTGGTTCGTCGCGGCGCTGATTCGTCTCGCGACGGGTTCGGCGACGGTCGCAATGACGACGGCCTGCGGCATCGTCGCGCCCGTTGCAGCGGCGAGCGGCGTGCAGGTGAAGCCGGAATTGCTGGTGCTGGCGACGGGTTCGGGCTCGCTGATTTTCTCGCACGTCAACGACGGCGGTTTTTGGCTCATCAAGGAATACTTCGGCATGACCGTGGGGCAGACGTTCAAGACGTGGTCGCTCTGCGAAACGATCATTTCGCTGATGGGTCTGGGTTTGACCTTCGCTTTGGCGGCGGTCCTGTAA
- the gltK gene encoding glutamate/aspartate ABC transporter permease GltK codes for MHHFDWSGIPGALPTLWTGAIVTFKITLLAIVIGIVWGTVLALLRLSGVKPLEWFAKLYVTLFRSIPLVMVLLWFFLIVPQVLQNVLGLSADIDIRLASAMVAFSLFEAAYYSEIIRAGIQAVPRGQVNASFALGMNYSQAMRLVVLPQAFRAMVPLLLTQAIVLFQDTSLVYVISLADFFRTATNIGDRDGTNVEMVLFAGACYFVICVVASGLVKSLQKKVAR; via the coding sequence ATGCATCATTTCGACTGGAGCGGTATTCCGGGCGCACTGCCGACGCTGTGGACGGGCGCCATCGTCACGTTCAAGATCACGCTGCTCGCGATCGTGATCGGTATCGTGTGGGGCACGGTGCTCGCGCTCTTGCGCCTGTCGGGCGTCAAGCCGCTGGAGTGGTTCGCGAAGCTGTACGTGACGCTCTTCCGCTCGATCCCGCTGGTGATGGTTCTGCTGTGGTTCTTCCTGATCGTGCCGCAGGTGCTTCAGAACGTGTTGGGCCTTTCCGCGGACATCGACATCCGCCTCGCTTCGGCGATGGTCGCGTTCTCGCTGTTCGAAGCCGCGTATTACTCGGAAATCATCCGTGCCGGCATTCAGGCGGTACCGCGCGGGCAGGTCAATGCGTCGTTCGCGCTCGGCATGAACTATTCGCAGGCGATGCGCCTCGTGGTGCTGCCGCAGGCGTTCCGCGCGATGGTGCCGCTGCTGCTCACGCAGGCCATCGTGCTGTTTCAGGATACGTCGCTCGTCTACGTGATCAGTCTCGCCGACTTCTTCCGCACGGCCACGAATATTGGCGACCGTGACGGTACGAACGTCGAAATGGTACTGTTCGCCGGTGCGTGTTACTTCGTGATCTGCGTGGTCGCGTCGGGCCTCGTCAAAAGTCTTCAGAAAAAGGTCGCAAGATGA
- the pyrC gene encoding dihydroorotase, translating into MTASTAASVDTLTLARPDDWHLHVRDGAMLAAVLPHTARQFGRAIIMPNLKPPVTTTEMARAYRERIVAAIPAGVKFEPLMTLYLTDNTPPDEIRRARESGFVHGVKLYPAGATTNSDAGVTDIHKCAKTLEAMQEVGMPLLIHGEVTESSIDLFDREKVFIDRVMTPLRRDFPALKVVFEHITTKDAADYVRDAGAPPELLGATITAHHLLYNRNAIFQGGIRPHYYCLPVLKRETHRVALVEAATSGNPRFFLGTDSAPHPKGLKEHACGCAGCYTALHALELYAEAFDTAGALDKLEGFASFYGADFYGLPRSEEKVTLRREQWTLPAEVEAGDTPVVPLRGGEAIDWKLV; encoded by the coding sequence ATGACTGCTTCTACCGCTGCTTCCGTCGATACCCTCACGCTCGCCCGTCCCGATGACTGGCACCTGCACGTCCGCGACGGCGCGATGCTCGCGGCCGTCCTGCCGCATACCGCGCGCCAGTTCGGCCGCGCGATCATCATGCCGAACCTGAAGCCGCCCGTCACGACGACAGAAATGGCGCGCGCCTATCGCGAGCGGATCGTCGCGGCGATTCCGGCGGGCGTGAAGTTCGAGCCGCTGATGACGTTGTATCTCACCGACAACACACCGCCCGACGAAATCCGCCGCGCGCGCGAAAGCGGCTTCGTGCATGGCGTGAAGCTCTACCCGGCAGGTGCGACGACGAACTCGGACGCAGGTGTCACCGACATCCACAAGTGCGCGAAGACGCTGGAAGCGATGCAGGAAGTGGGGATGCCGCTGCTGATCCACGGCGAAGTGACGGAGTCGTCGATCGATCTGTTCGATCGCGAGAAAGTGTTCATCGATCGCGTAATGACGCCGCTGCGCCGCGATTTCCCGGCGCTGAAAGTCGTGTTCGAGCACATCACGACCAAAGATGCCGCCGATTACGTCCGCGACGCGGGCGCGCCGCCCGAACTGCTCGGCGCGACGATCACCGCGCATCATCTGCTGTACAACCGCAACGCGATTTTCCAGGGCGGCATTCGTCCGCATTACTACTGTCTGCCGGTGCTGAAGCGCGAGACGCATCGCGTGGCGCTCGTCGAAGCGGCGACGTCGGGCAATCCGCGCTTCTTCCTCGGCACGGACAGCGCGCCGCATCCGAAGGGTCTGAAGGAGCATGCATGCGGCTGCGCGGGCTGCTACACGGCGCTGCATGCGCTCGAACTGTACGCAGAAGCGTTCGATACGGCGGGCGCGCTGGACAAGCTCGAAGGTTTCGCGAGCTTCTACGGTGCGGACTTCTACGGTCTGCCGCGTAGCGAAGAGAAAGTGACGCTGCGTCGCGAACAGTGGACGCTTCCCGCGGAAGTTGAAGCGGGCGATACGCCCGTCGTGCCGCTGCGCGGTGGCGAGGCAATCGACTGGAAGCTCGTTTGA
- a CDS encoding class II glutamine amidotransferase, with protein sequence MCQLLGMNCAAPTDVTFSFTGFAARGGVTDHHSDGWGIAFFEDKACRLFIDHQSSATSPIADMVKSYPIKSKNTIAHIRKATQGHIVLENCHPFMRELWGRHWIFAHNGDLQNYSPVLSGVYQPVGSTDSELAFCALLQGLRKAFPGSQPPLDELFAALETLTKEITQFGVFNFLMSNGQALFAHCSTHLHYLVRSWPFSTAHLVDADVSIDFAKYTTPEDRVAVIATQPLTDNEIWTAFEPGDLLMFQHGEVIARANVPVPPAVLEKARNPACDPGASASMLPAASVADLESDDAAAYES encoded by the coding sequence ATGTGCCAACTACTCGGAATGAATTGCGCCGCGCCGACGGACGTCACGTTCTCGTTCACCGGCTTCGCAGCACGCGGCGGCGTCACCGACCACCACTCCGACGGCTGGGGCATCGCCTTCTTCGAAGACAAGGCCTGTCGCCTGTTCATCGACCATCAGTCGTCGGCCACCTCGCCGATCGCCGACATGGTCAAGAGCTACCCGATCAAGTCGAAGAACACGATTGCGCATATCCGTAAGGCGACGCAAGGGCATATCGTGCTCGAGAACTGTCACCCGTTCATGCGCGAACTGTGGGGACGTCACTGGATCTTCGCGCACAACGGCGATCTGCAGAACTACAGCCCGGTGTTGTCGGGCGTGTATCAGCCCGTCGGCAGCACGGATAGCGAACTGGCGTTCTGCGCGCTGCTTCAAGGTCTGCGCAAGGCGTTTCCAGGCTCGCAGCCGCCGCTCGACGAACTGTTCGCCGCACTCGAAACGCTCACGAAGGAAATCACACAGTTCGGCGTGTTCAATTTTCTGATGTCGAACGGCCAGGCGCTGTTCGCACATTGCTCGACGCATCTGCATTACCTCGTGCGCAGTTGGCCTTTTTCGACCGCGCATCTCGTCGACGCGGACGTGTCGATCGACTTCGCGAAGTACACGACGCCCGAAGACCGCGTCGCCGTCATCGCCACGCAGCCGCTGACGGACAACGAAATCTGGACGGCCTTCGAGCCCGGCGACCTGCTGATGTTCCAGCATGGCGAAGTGATCGCGCGTGCCAATGTGCCTGTGCCGCCTGCCGTGCTGGAGAAGGCGCGCAATCCGGCTTGCGATCCCGGCGCATCGGCGAGCATGCTGCCCGCCGCTTCCGTGGCCGATCTCGAATCGGACGACGCGGCGGCGTACGAATCCTGA